The following proteins come from a genomic window of Nilaparvata lugens isolate BPH unplaced genomic scaffold, ASM1435652v1 scaffold3317, whole genome shotgun sequence:
- the LOC120355598 gene encoding uncharacterized protein LOC120355598: MWFKITKFHFSTEKLQSIERSTVDDLGRCQNNRRITREKKKTFLAKCKEIRQISEDIGGERITVKEFLGAAAATIGRKVGMPNDEEDGEEEDEEDDLGPPLIPEPRQPPVEARYAGPGLERYRLERVILQFDGIQDCPPPEFVAEQLRELEADLAEREATAPHTNLGPQCTYCQTNRATRIVVPCGHWAGCADCCVTILNTPTYFEVVGGIELEDVRLPIRCPYCMSLVGSLMRTF, encoded by the exons ATGTGGTTTAAAATTACCAAATTTCATTTCTCAACAGAAAAACTACAAAGTATCGAAAGAAGCACAGTCGACGATCTAGGCAGATGTCAAAACAATCGCCGTATCACcagggaaaagaaaaaaacattcCTTGCAAAATGTAAGGAAATCAGGCAAATCAGCGAGGATATTGGAGGTGAGAGAATCACTGTAAAAGAGTTCCTGGGAGCAGCAGCGGCAACCATTGGAAGAAAAGTTGGGATGCCGAATGATgaagaggatggagaagaagaagacgaggaagATGATTTAGGGCCACCTCTAATCCCAGAACCACGTCAACCACCTGTTG AAGCACGATATGCGGGCCCCGGCCTAGAGCGCTACCGGCTGGAGAGGGTTATATTGCAATTTGATGGTATCCAAGACTGCCCGCCACCGGAGTTTGTGGCGGAACAATTGAGGGAGCTGGAAGCCGATCTAGCAGAGAGAGAGGCTACTGCCCCGCACACCAATCTGGGCCCTCAATGCACATACTGCCAAACAAATAGGGCCACCCGAATTGTGGTGCCTTGTGGCCACTGGGCAGGTTGCGCCGACTGCTGCGTCACAATCCTAAACACCCCAACGTATTTTGAAGTTGTGGGGGGGATTGAGCTGGAGGATGTGCGGCTTCCAATCAGGTGCCCATATTGTATGAGCCTGGTGGGCAGTTTGATGAGGACTTTCTAA